In Anoplopoma fimbria isolate UVic2021 breed Golden Eagle Sablefish chromosome 12, Afim_UVic_2022, whole genome shotgun sequence, one DNA window encodes the following:
- the tegt gene encoding probable Bax inhibitor 1, producing the protein MNVFDRNINFDSLLKFSQISHSTQVHLKNVYSSLALCMFVAAAGSYVHVVTRLFQGGLLSVLGSLGMMFWLAMTPHNSETEKKRLAILAGFAFLTGVGLGPTMDFVIAINPSIIVTAFMGTSVIFVCFTLSALYAKRRSYLFLGGTLMSGLSLLFLMSVMNMFFGSVMLFKAHMYLGLLIMCGFVLFDTQLIIEKAENGDKDYIWHCVDLFLDFITIFRKLMVILAMNDKEKKKEKK; encoded by the exons ATGAACGTGTTTGACCGCAACATCAACTTTGACTCCCTCCTCAAGTTCTCCCAAAT ATCTCATTCCACCCAGGTGCACTTGAAGAATGTGTACTCCAGCCTGGCACTCTGTATGTTCGTGGCTGCAGCGGGCTCCTACGTCCATGTTGTCACACGCCTCTTTCAG GGAGGTTTGCTGTCTGTGCTCGGCTCCTTGGGGATGATGTTTTGGCTGGCCATGACGCCACACAACTctgaaacagagaagaagagactgGCTATCCTTGCAGGATTTGCCTTCCTCACAG gtGTTGGCCTTGGCCCCACTATGGACTTTGTCATCGCCATCAATCCAAG catCATCGTGACGGCTTTCATGGGAACCTCTGTGATTTTCGTTTGCTTCACTCTCAGCGCTCTCTATGCCAAACGCAGGAGCTACCTGTTCCTGGGAG GCACACTGATGTCTGGCCTTTCCCTCCTGTTCCTGATGTCTGTGATGAACATGTTCTTTGGATCTGTGATGCTGTTCAAG GCACACATGTACCTCGGGCTGCTCATCATGTGCGGCTTCGTCCTGTTTGACACTCAGCTCATCATTGAGAAAGCAGAAAATGGAGACAAGGACTACATCTG GCACTGCGTGGACTTGTTCCTTGATTTCATCACCATCTTCAGAAAACTCATGGTCATCCTTGCCATGAACGATAAG gagaagaagaaggaaaagaagtaa